The DNA sequence ATATTTGTCAAGCCCAAAGAATTTTGGGCCGCTTATCACTGACGTTGATAAAGCCTGCTGAGGAGTGAGTCCCGTCTCGACTAGTAATGCCAATTCGCTATGTAAAGCGGCCCCTGGATAAACATACGAATTAGATGGACCACAATCTGATCCGGCCAGAATAGTTATACCAGCTTGAAACATCGGTAACACCAGGCTGCGTTCCCGAATGTCCATATCGAGCATCAATTGCTTTCCTTCAGGACTCCGGTTTTGCGCTTGCTTTAGCCTTCTTTCATAAGTTTTTTGAATGCCAGGTCCTATCAGTGGTAAAAGGCTATCCACAGTGGGATCCATATCCGCCAACTGCATGATCACCTGTGATACATATAAAGTCGGAGTGACGTAGAAATCCTCTGATGACAGTTTAGCAATAGCATCTTTTGCGAGATCTTCATCATAGGTTTCAAGAACCTGTGGAAACATACCAAAACCTAGGTTTAGTTGTCTTAAACTATCCCCGATAGGAGAAGCCAGGCTTAGAAAAGAAAAAAGATGTTCAACACCATCAAGGCCGAATTCAACAGCTTCAAAATGATCTGCGGACAATGGTATATGTCCTGTTACTTTTAGTCCACGCTTTTCGCACGCTTCTATAATACGGTAATACAGTTCCGGAGATAGTGAGCTAGCATAGATTTTTACAAAGTCTACTTTCAGGCCTTCCAGTACCTCCAAGGCCGGTGGTATATCTTCTAACTTGCCGATTGCAATTGATCCGGCCCAAAACGGATCAGCACCATCAAGCTTCGGGCCGGAGGTGAAAATGTTGGGTCCGGCCAGTTGGCCTTCCCTTATTTTATTTCTCCATTGCAGTACGCTTTGTGAAATATCACCTCCCATATCCCTGATGGTGGTCACTCCGTGGGCGATAAATAGCGGCAACAAGTTTTTATTTTCGTCGGTCAGGGAATCACCTCCTCTAAAATGGACATGATTGTCCCACAAGCCGGGCATGACAAACTTTTCTTTGGCATCGATAATTTGGTCAGACGCATACCTATCCGCGGATGCCATATTGGCTACCAATTGAATAGTGTCTTTGTTGATACCGATCAACTTCCCAGGTAGAACCTTACCACCCGCTACGTCAATAACCGAAGCGTTGATGATTAGTAAATCAAATTTTTCTTTGGCCTTCGGTTGACAGGCAACCATAAGAATTAAAATAAAACAGTAGGTAGGTAGTTTATTCATTGTATATCGAATTCATAACTCCAGTTCTCATGACGTGGGTTATGGAGCGAAAGTTGGTAATATCAATCGCGGGGTCTTTTTCTAGAATGATAAGGTTAGCGAACTTTCCTTTTTCCAAGGTTCCAAAATCATCAGCTCTATCCATTGCTATGGCACCATTTTGGGTAGCCATTACAATGATTTCTTTAGGTTCTATTCCGGCTTTTTGCATCATTTCCATTTCATAATAAATAGATACTCCATGAAAAGTTCCTGGGTTGCCAGCATCAGTGGCTACTGCAACTTTAATTCCTGCATCATGTACTTTTTTTAAGTTTTGCAGTATTATTGGTTCATCCTGACTCACATAATTCTCAAACCGCTTTATGCGCTCTTCAAGGTTAAAATCCACGGGTAGCTTATCTAAATAGTCAGTGCTTGTTTCTAAAAAAGTTTTTGCACGAACATCCATTGCATTATGAGCATCATCAAAATCCCATTTTTCCTTAAAGGATTTAAATGCTTCTAAATAACCTCGTGTCACCGTTATTGTTGGTAGGTAGATAATATCATTCTTTAGGGCTAGCTGTATAAATTCTTCATCTACCTCTTTATCCTCAACACTATGCACCAGAATCTTAGCACCAAGTCTTAAGGCTTCTTTTGCTTGGTCTAAGCTTGTGGCATGAACAATGAGTTTATTATTTTGGTTATGGGTTTCATCCGCAACTGCTCGTAGGCTTTTCATAAAAGAGGAGTCCTTAAGCATAACACCCCAAATTTTAATCCCTGTAGAACCTAGGTTACTATATTGTCGCACGGTCTCTCTTCCCATTTCTGGCGATGACAAATACACCATTTGTTTTGCGTCTGAAGTATTAAAGTAGTCAAGTCGGTTTTGATCAACACCAGAAAGTAATGGTCCTGATGCCGCTACATGAGGTGCATTTTCATTGTTTTCAGCCTCTTCTTGTCGTGTAATGCTCCATAAAAACCCACCTACGTCATAAACGCCCGTAACTCCAGAACGTAAATAGGCATCATAATAGGATTGAGGATTGTTTTTTAAATCATCTTGAAGTTCGTCAAAATCAAAATAGTCTCTTAAATCTACAACGTTTGGTCTTGCATCAAAAAATCCAGTTTGAGCAAAATGAATATGAGCATCTATCAGTCCAGGTGTTACAAATTGCCCAGTAATATCAATTATTTCAGCTCCTTTTGGAATGGTTACCGTTTTATCGCCAATCTCTAATATTGTACTACCTTGGATAATAATTATTCCGTTTTTTATTACGTCACCTTTTCCATTATAAATGGTAGCATTTTTTAATACCAGCACATCTGTTGGCTTATTTTGAGTGCAGCCGCATATAAATACGAGACACAGTAAAAAGTAAAATAGCTTTTTCATGTTTTCCAAATTATAGCTAACGTCCTGTATCATGGTGTCTTGGCTGACGATAGGAGGCCATGCACTATCCTCCGTGATATTCCATATTTGGTAATTTTTCTTTTCTGATCAGGAAGCGATTGAACCATTCAATGGTTTCCATTTGCCGTTCTTCACGGTATTCTGAAATGCTATGATCCCCACCTTCGTATAGAATCAGCCGGTAAGGGACCCGGTATTTGCTGAGTTCCATGGCCAGTAACAGAGAGTTTTCGGCTCTTACCCGCCAATCTGATGTTCCATGCAAGATCAGTATTGGGACATCCTTGGGGAACCGGTCAGCCCATTTAATGGCAGACCTTTTGTTAAGTGCCGCCGTACGGCTAATCTTATAGTCCGGCATTAAATCCGCATATACTTCCAATTCCATTTCCGGCCGGTTCTGACCGTTCAAAAACAGATCGGAAGGCGCTCCGCCCACTACAACCGCCTTGACCTTGTCGGTCCTGATCAAGGTCATATAAGACATCATTCCCCCCCGGCTCCAGCCGAACATTCCTACCGAGGAGGTATCGATTTCGGGAAAGCTATGGAGTATACTGATTAGGTTAACGACGTGGTCCACGTCCTCCCCTCCAAATTCATCTTTCACTTCGCCGTTGCTTTCGTCTTTATAATTACAGGCTATAACTGCATATCCGCTTTCCACCAACTTGCCAAATTTCCGTGGTACTTGCTCTGCGTTGAATGGATAGTATTTCGCGCTGCCTCCATCATTCCACAATATTGTCGGATTATTGGTCAGATTTTCCGGAACGGCCAGATAACCGTTAACTTTTTTAGTATTGCTCAAAAATGTGAAATGGTAGTACTTGATTCCTTTCCCTCTGGCATAGTCCGATTCTGCGGAATTCAATTCGCTTTCGGAAAACTCCCATCTTTCCAATAGTTGATTTTGATTGGTCTGACCGTGAGTCATATTTAATAGGAAAGTAAAAACAACAACAAATGATGTGATACGGGGGACTTGTTTCATTCTTTGGTAAAAAATAGTCATCATTGTTTAATTTGTTGTAATGAAGCCCTACTCGAACCAAGGCGACGTGCGTAGCGGAGAATGGATGTCCTAGGCAAAGTGTGTGCCTGGAATGCTCGTGCATTGCTTTAAAGATAGCGATTTATCTTGGTAGTGCAAGTCCACCGATGGCGAGAACATCTATTCGTGTGCAAAATGTGCTAGACCAGATACCGATTCCTGGTTACGCTTTCGTAAGGGAGGCTGGACTATCGCATAAGTGCCTATCATGCGTACAACGGTGCGGCGAAACACCTTGCTACACAGTGCTACCAATCCATTGCCAAGTATTACGAACAGATTTTCCATGGTTCACGAACCGCTTAGTTCAGCCTGTCCCGCACTTTCTGGTGTGAGAGGGATAATGAGCAGCAAATCGCTGCTCATTACCCTACTTGATTAGGCACAGCATTTATTTTTCTACCACTCATTCATTTCTATCAATGCAATATCAACGTCAGGGTAGTCAAATTTTTCCACTAATTCTTTATGAGTAAATGTTCGATTAAATGGGTCTAGAAAGTCACAAAGAAGATTTTCTAATGCGACGAATTGGTCTCTATCAAAACCTGACAACACTTGGCTTACTTTATGGATACAGTATTGAGAACCAACAGATCCTGCCTCTTGCCAACCCGAATTGTAACTTAAGATCGCCTTCAGGCTTACATAAAAACCAAACAAAAAACGATAAATCATTCTTAGATCTCCTGGTTTTACTCCTTTTTGATCAGTAAATCTACGGAGAGCAGCAGTGAATCGTTCGTTATTTCCACAAATAATATCTATATCCTCCTTGATTATTTCTGATAATTTCTCATTAGAATAGTCAGCTCGATTATTGACAAATCCACCGGACCTTAATTCTTCTATTGTGCAATCAAGTTCCAATGCTTTCATTAATGATTCTAGTATTAACTGCTTCGCGTCATAATTCTTACTCTTCGGATAATCGGAAGCCTCTAATTCTTTTATTCTCGTAATATCCGACTGCCATTTAAGAAAATTGTGAAGTAACGATTTAGCCGTATAACTCCGAGGGAAAATCCCTAAATCACCTACACCAACACCAATAAATAAGTTTTTTCGATAATCCCTTTCACAATAGATTCCCGGCTCATTATAAAAGTAAAACTCAGTTCCCATTCGCTTTTCTTTTGAATGGGGGGGGCGAAGAATCGCTCAAGGTCAGATACTGTACATATACCCAAATTATCTAGTAGCACTCTTGTCAGAAAAATTCCGATAATTATTGGGGTTTCTTCACTCTTTATTGTCAATCTCAGTCCATTCTTTGAAAGAAATACTTTTTTACTAGTTCCTTTAATCAATTCGTCACTTGTAGAGCTTTGACATTCATTTAAATCGCGACCTATCATATAACCAAGAAAATCAAGCGTTTTAAGTCCCTCAACACCTTTACTTCTCAATAGATCTTCTCTCAGCCTTTCTATCATTGGTCTAAGCCAGTTTTGGGTAAGTAATATTTTTTCAAGTTGTGCCTAACTCGGGCTTGGGCGCAGGCCGAGGCACGAGGCTTATCGCACAAGCTTTGTGTGTGCCCTGAATGCACTCATGTTCGCTAAAGGTAGCGAAGATTTCCAAGTGGTGAAAGTCCACTGGTAGCGAGTTGGTGAAGCTCCCTAGCAAGTCGCAAGGGCGCGTGAGGCGACTCTGGGTCTAAAGCCTGCCTGCCCGCTCGTGCCTCGCGGCCGAGCAGGCAGGTAAGCGGGACTGCAAATACTGGTACGGACGAACGGAATCGTATAAGAGGCTGTTCAGGGTGGTCGAGGCAGCATCCCGAAGTGAATTCGGGATCAAAGGCCGTAGCCAACAAACCCTGAGTAGTAGATACGGCCGCGATCAGTGGAAGGACCCGGTATTACTGGGACTGATTCACAGCTTCCTCAAAGCGGGTTTGTTATTGGGTGGTTTGATCTCAACAAGGGACAAAGGCACGCCGCAGGGCGGGCCACTTAGCCCTTTGTTGTCCAATATTCTGCTCGACGAACTCGACCGGGAACTGAGTCGACGCGGGCACCGATTCGTGCGCTATGCCGACGATTGCAGTATTTTTCTGAAATCGCCACGTGCAGCACGACGAGTGCTCCACTCGATCACCCGTTTTATTGAGGGGGCGCTCCGATTGCGTGTCAACGGGGAGAAAACGACGATTTGCCGTCCCGTTCACTTCGAACTACTTGGGTACGCCTTCGTATCCACTTATAAGAAGGGAGAACGGGGAAAGTACGACCTGCGAGTAGCCCGGAAATCCTGGCAACGGCTAAAGATGAAAATCAAAGCCATTACTCGTAAGACGACTCCGGCGAGTCTGGAAGAACGCATTGAGCGTCTCAACTCCCTAATGTATGGCTGGGTGGGAT is a window from the Lewinella sp. LCG006 genome containing:
- a CDS encoding reverse transcriptase domain-containing protein, coding for MVEAASRSEFGIKGRSQQTLSSRYGRDQWKDPVLLGLIHSFLKAGLLLGGLISTRDKGTPQGGPLSPLLSNILLDELDRELSRRGHRFVRYADDCSIFLKSPRAARRVLHSITRFIEGALRLRVNGEKTTICRPVHFELLGYAFVSTYKKGERGKYDLRVARKSWQRLKMKIKAITRKTTPASLEERIERLNSLMYGWVGYFQMGKIWGKLRELDAWVRNRLRYCIWKAWKKPNRRMRAFRQLGVESGIAYSWSRSRMGGWAIAQSPIMRTTVTVERLAKRGYQSFTKYYEQIFHDSRTA
- a CDS encoding amidohydrolase family protein; this encodes MKKLFYFLLCLVFICGCTQNKPTDVLVLKNATIYNGKGDVIKNGIIIIQGSTILEIGDKTVTIPKGAEIIDITGQFVTPGLIDAHIHFAQTGFFDARPNVVDLRDYFDFDELQDDLKNNPQSYYDAYLRSGVTGVYDVGGFLWSITRQEEAENNENAPHVAASGPLLSGVDQNRLDYFNTSDAKQMVYLSSPEMGRETVRQYSNLGSTGIKIWGVMLKDSSFMKSLRAVADETHNQNNKLIVHATSLDQAKEALRLGAKILVHSVEDKEVDEEFIQLALKNDIIYLPTITVTRGYLEAFKSFKEKWDFDDAHNAMDVRAKTFLETSTDYLDKLPVDFNLEERIKRFENYVSQDEPIILQNLKKVHDAGIKVAVATDAGNPGTFHGVSIYYEMEMMQKAGIEPKEIIVMATQNGAIAMDRADDFGTLEKGKFANLIILEKDPAIDITNFRSITHVMRTGVMNSIYNE
- a CDS encoding amidohydrolase family protein: MNKLPTYCFILILMVACQPKAKEKFDLLIINASVIDVAGGKVLPGKLIGINKDTIQLVANMASADRYASDQIIDAKEKFVMPGLWDNHVHFRGGDSLTDENKNLLPLFIAHGVTTIRDMGGDISQSVLQWRNKIREGQLAGPNIFTSGPKLDGADPFWAGSIAIGKLEDIPPALEVLEGLKVDFVKIYASSLSPELYYRIIEACEKRGLKVTGHIPLSADHFEAVEFGLDGVEHLFSFLSLASPIGDSLRQLNLGFGMFPQVLETYDEDLAKDAIAKLSSEDFYVTPTLYVSQVIMQLADMDPTVDSLLPLIGPGIQKTYERRLKQAQNRSPEGKQLMLDMDIRERSLVLPMFQAGITILAGSDCGPSNSYVYPGAALHSELALLVETGLTPQQALSTSVISGPKFFGLDKYYGGIEVGKMAHLIVLTRNPLEDIENIGSINMVVKGENIYDKSKLMSLKASRKTQ
- a CDS encoding alpha/beta hydrolase family protein → MMTIFYQRMKQVPRITSFVVVFTFLLNMTHGQTNQNQLLERWEFSESELNSAESDYARGKGIKYYHFTFLSNTKKVNGYLAVPENLTNNPTILWNDGGSAKYYPFNAEQVPRKFGKLVESGYAVIACNYKDESNGEVKDEFGGEDVDHVVNLISILHSFPEIDTSSVGMFGWSRGGMMSYMTLIRTDKVKAVVVGGAPSDLFLNGQNRPEMELEVYADLMPDYKISRTAALNKRSAIKWADRFPKDVPILILHGTSDWRVRAENSLLLAMELSKYRVPYRLILYEGGDHSISEYREERQMETIEWFNRFLIRKEKLPNMEYHGG